Proteins encoded within one genomic window of Halodesulfurarchaeum formicicum:
- the ilvD gene encoding dihydroxy-acid dehydratase — MPDQGDSDLFHYEKDPSLPSNEVVQGAERAPHRAMFRAMDYDDEDLASPMIGIANPAADITPCNVHLDAVAESAREGIDSAGGMPIEFGTITISDAISMGTEGMKASLISRELIADSVELVAFGERMDGLVTLGGCDKNMPGMMMAAIRTDLPAVFLYGGSIMPGEHDGREITIQNMFESVGAVSSGKMEPEELDRMERVACPGPGSCGGMFTANTMASIAETLGFAPLGSASPPAEHDSRYQEAERAGRLAVEVVSERRRPSDFLTRESFENAIALQVAVGGSTNAVLHLLAMAAEAGVDLDIETFNEVSARTPKIAHLQPGGSRVMNDLHEIGGVPVVLSALHDAGLLHGEAMTVTGRSLAAELDRIDPPSIDTLDVSFLHPVEDPIHERGAIRILTGNLAPDGAVIKITGKDHLAHEGPVRVFESEEPAMEYVEAGQVESGDVICIRNEGPRGGPGMREMLGVTSAVAGQGHADDVALFTDGRFSGATRGFSIGHVAPEAFVGGPIAALEDGDQVRIDIDELELSVDLTPAEIEDRLDDHDPEPTYENGVLAKYHRDFGSAANGAVSNPGVQWD, encoded by the coding sequence ATGCCAGACCAGGGAGATTCCGACCTGTTCCACTACGAGAAGGACCCCTCGTTGCCGAGCAACGAGGTCGTCCAGGGCGCCGAACGGGCCCCACATCGGGCGATGTTTCGGGCCATGGACTACGACGACGAGGACCTGGCCTCACCGATGATCGGCATCGCGAATCCGGCCGCTGATATCACGCCGTGTAACGTCCATCTTGATGCTGTCGCCGAGAGCGCACGGGAGGGTATCGATTCGGCGGGTGGGATGCCCATCGAGTTCGGCACTATCACTATTTCCGACGCCATCTCGATGGGCACGGAGGGGATGAAGGCGTCGCTGATCTCCCGTGAATTGATCGCCGATTCCGTCGAACTGGTCGCCTTCGGTGAACGGATGGACGGCCTGGTCACACTGGGTGGCTGTGATAAGAACATGCCGGGCATGATGATGGCCGCGATCAGGACTGACCTCCCCGCGGTCTTCCTCTATGGCGGATCGATCATGCCGGGCGAACACGACGGTCGGGAAATCACGATCCAAAACATGTTCGAGAGCGTCGGGGCGGTCAGCTCCGGCAAGATGGAACCGGAGGAACTGGACCGGATGGAACGAGTGGCCTGTCCGGGACCGGGGTCCTGTGGTGGGATGTTCACGGCCAACACGATGGCTTCGATCGCGGAGACACTGGGGTTTGCACCGCTGGGGTCTGCCTCGCCACCAGCCGAACACGACTCCCGGTACCAGGAGGCCGAACGCGCCGGTCGACTGGCCGTGGAAGTCGTCTCGGAACGACGCCGCCCCTCGGACTTTCTAACCCGGGAATCCTTCGAAAACGCCATCGCGCTCCAGGTTGCGGTCGGCGGGTCGACCAACGCCGTGCTACATCTACTCGCGATGGCCGCCGAAGCCGGTGTGGACCTCGACATCGAGACGTTCAACGAGGTGAGCGCTCGCACGCCGAAGATCGCTCACCTCCAGCCAGGGGGGAGCCGCGTCATGAACGACTTGCACGAAATCGGTGGCGTCCCCGTTGTTCTATCAGCCCTGCACGACGCTGGTCTGCTCCATGGAGAGGCTATGACCGTGACGGGTCGGAGCCTCGCGGCGGAGCTCGATCGGATCGATCCACCGTCGATTGACACACTTGACGTTTCCTTCTTGCACCCCGTCGAGGATCCGATTCACGAGCGGGGAGCGATTCGAATTCTCACTGGCAACCTCGCGCCGGATGGTGCGGTCATTAAAATCACCGGAAAGGATCACCTTGCCCACGAGGGCCCAGTCCGTGTTTTCGAGTCGGAGGAGCCTGCGATGGAGTACGTCGAGGCGGGTCAGGTCGAATCTGGGGATGTCATCTGTATCCGGAACGAGGGTCCGCGAGGTGGCCCGGGAATGCGCGAAATGCTCGGCGTTACCTCGGCCGTTGCCGGCCAGGGCCACGCCGATGACGTCGCTCTGTTTACTGACGGTCGGTTCTCCGGCGCGACTCGGGGATTCTCGATCGGGCACGTGGCTCCCGAGGCGTTCGTCGGGGGCCCGATTGCCGCGCTCGAAGACGGCGATCAGGTCCGAATCGATATCGACGAACTCGAGCTATCGGTCGACCTGACACCGGCGGAGATCGAGGACCGGCTCGACGATCACGATCCCGAGCCAACGTACGAGAACGGTGTTCTGGCGAAGTACCATCGGGACTTCGGGTCGGCGGCCAACGGGGCCGTCTCGAATCCTGGCGTCCAGTGGGACTAG
- a CDS encoding MFS transporter gives MSERSRLALVVWSVLVSQVFLYPGLDETVVALGGSGGILDGTWFLVAEFGGFVVFAVLWGVLSDVLGSRRPLVVLGALGGAGSYVAVALAPYLGLGFGFVILLRFVGGAFTIGAFSLSITKLMDLGGGHGRNMGAAGTAIGFGAALGSIAGGQLASVGPLVPIYGGGALLAGAAVLAATIPDRGAGGGLPVSIVIDRVRSYPSLLVPFAFGFIDRLTAGFFALAGVAYFRDAFGLDPAQAGLTLTLFFAPFALFQYPAGSLSDRIGRFVPVVVGSILYGISIIAVGLAPTYTAAAGLMVVVGLAGALVSPATMALVTDIVPATERGAAMGGFNVFGSLGMFAGFLIGGTVTDLYGYLAAFLASGGLELAIALLASRAVYRISFSDRAQSHAGFVEEM, from the coding sequence ATGAGCGAGCGCTCCCGTCTGGCCCTCGTAGTTTGGAGTGTCCTCGTCTCCCAAGTATTCCTGTATCCAGGGCTCGACGAGACGGTTGTTGCGCTCGGTGGGAGTGGTGGGATCCTGGACGGAACGTGGTTTCTCGTCGCGGAGTTCGGTGGCTTCGTCGTCTTCGCCGTTCTCTGGGGCGTACTCAGCGACGTGCTGGGATCACGACGCCCGCTCGTCGTGCTGGGCGCACTCGGCGGCGCGGGCAGTTACGTTGCCGTCGCACTTGCTCCGTACCTGGGCCTTGGATTCGGGTTCGTCATCCTACTGCGGTTCGTCGGTGGGGCATTCACCATCGGAGCGTTCTCGCTGTCGATCACGAAACTCATGGATCTCGGTGGTGGTCACGGGCGGAACATGGGTGCTGCTGGCACGGCTATCGGATTTGGTGCGGCATTGGGGTCGATTGCTGGCGGGCAACTCGCGAGTGTCGGCCCGCTCGTCCCGATATACGGTGGCGGGGCCCTTCTTGCCGGTGCCGCGGTGCTTGCAGCCACGATTCCCGACCGTGGAGCCGGGGGCGGCCTTCCGGTTTCTATTGTAATCGATCGGGTCCGTTCGTACCCATCCCTTCTCGTGCCGTTCGCGTTCGGATTCATCGATCGGTTGACAGCCGGCTTCTTCGCCCTGGCCGGTGTGGCGTACTTCAGAGACGCGTTCGGCCTCGACCCGGCTCAGGCAGGCCTCACCCTGACATTGTTCTTCGCTCCCTTTGCGCTCTTTCAGTATCCGGCCGGGTCGCTCTCCGATCGAATCGGCCGGTTCGTTCCGGTCGTCGTTGGTTCGATTCTCTATGGCATTTCGATCATCGCTGTTGGCCTGGCACCAACGTACACGGCTGCGGCGGGCCTCATGGTTGTCGTTGGTCTGGCCGGTGCGCTCGTGTCGCCCGCCACGATGGCCCTGGTCACCGATATCGTGCCTGCGACGGAGCGTGGTGCGGCAATGGGCGGATTCAACGTGTTCGGGAGTCTCGGAATGTTCGCCGGGTTTCTGATCGGCGGTACGGTCACGGATCTGTACGGCTACCTGGCAGCCTTTCTCGCCAGTGGGGGTCTGGAGTTGGCCATTGCTCTTCTCGCGTCGCGGGCCGTGTATCGGATTTCGTTTTCCGATCGGGCGCAGAGTCACGCCGGTTTTGTCGAGGAGATGTAG
- the katG gene encoding catalase/peroxidase HPI, giving the protein MANDTHKFGTSDWWPEQLNLEILDQNAQSVDPYGEEFDYGEAFAELDFQAVKDDLEAVMKDSQEWWPADYGHYGPLFIRMAWHSAGTYRTSDGRGGAAGGRQRLPPVDSWPDNVNLDKARRLLWPVKRKYGRKLSWADLIVLAGNVALESMGFETFGFAGGRKDDYQPDEAVDWGPEEEWEATSEERFDEEGDLKWPLGNTVMGLIYVNPEGPDGEPDPEASARNIRDSFAKMAMNDEETVALIAGGHTFGKVHGAADPEEHIGPEPAAAPIEKQGMGWENDYGEGKGPDTITSGIEGPWNTTPTQWDMSYVDNLLEYTWWPEKGPGGSWQWTTQNGELDDAAPGVADPSDTEDVMMLTTDVALKRDPEYRAILERFQEDPSRFQEAFAKAWYKLIHRDMGPPERFLGPEVPEEVMIWQDPTPAADYDLIGDQEINELKAELLDSELSISQLVKTAWASAATYRDSDKRGGADGARIRLEPQKNWEVNEPAALETVLQTLDGIRTEFNDSRSDDVRVSLADLIVLGGNTAIEQAAAEAGYDITVPFEPGRTDASPEQTDVESFEALRPTADGFRNYHGDGAERKPEELLIDRADLLNLAADEMTVLVGGMRALGANYEDSDLGVFTDEPGTLTNDFFVNLLSMDYEWVPVSESEIEFELRDRETGTVEWRGSRVDLVFGSNARLRATAEVYGSDDGEEKFVEDFVTTWHKVMTLDRFDR; this is encoded by the coding sequence ATGGCAAACGATACCCACAAGTTCGGAACGAGTGACTGGTGGCCGGAGCAGCTGAATCTGGAGATTCTCGATCAGAACGCACAGTCGGTCGACCCCTACGGCGAGGAGTTCGATTACGGCGAGGCCTTTGCGGAACTCGATTTCCAGGCGGTAAAAGACGACCTGGAAGCGGTAATGAAAGACTCCCAGGAGTGGTGGCCGGCGGATTACGGTCACTATGGCCCGCTTTTCATCCGGATGGCGTGGCACAGCGCCGGCACCTATCGAACCTCCGACGGTCGTGGCGGCGCGGCCGGCGGCCGACAGCGTCTGCCACCGGTCGATAGCTGGCCAGACAACGTGAACCTCGACAAGGCTCGCCGGTTGCTCTGGCCGGTAAAACGGAAGTACGGCCGTAAACTTTCCTGGGCGGATCTGATCGTTCTTGCCGGCAACGTCGCCCTCGAATCGATGGGATTCGAGACCTTCGGATTCGCCGGGGGGCGTAAAGACGATTACCAGCCCGACGAAGCCGTCGACTGGGGGCCGGAGGAGGAGTGGGAGGCAACCTCCGAGGAGCGGTTCGACGAGGAGGGGGACCTCAAGTGGCCCCTCGGGAACACCGTGATGGGGCTCATCTACGTGAACCCCGAGGGCCCAGACGGGGAGCCTGACCCCGAGGCCTCTGCCAGGAACATCCGCGATTCGTTCGCGAAGATGGCGATGAACGACGAGGAGACAGTTGCACTCATCGCCGGTGGACACACCTTCGGGAAGGTTCACGGGGCGGCTGATCCCGAGGAGCACATCGGTCCCGAGCCTGCGGCGGCTCCAATCGAGAAACAGGGCATGGGCTGGGAGAACGATTACGGCGAGGGCAAGGGCCCGGATACGATTACCAGTGGCATCGAAGGTCCATGGAACACCACGCCAACCCAGTGGGACATGAGCTACGTCGACAATCTGCTGGAATACACGTGGTGGCCCGAGAAGGGGCCCGGCGGCTCGTGGCAGTGGACCACACAGAACGGCGAGCTTGACGATGCCGCACCGGGGGTCGCCGATCCGTCGGACACGGAGGACGTGATGATGCTGACGACCGACGTCGCGCTCAAACGGGACCCGGAGTACCGGGCCATTCTGGAACGCTTCCAGGAGGACCCCAGCCGGTTCCAGGAGGCCTTCGCGAAGGCGTGGTACAAGCTTATCCACCGCGACATGGGCCCACCGGAACGGTTTCTCGGACCGGAGGTTCCCGAAGAGGTGATGATCTGGCAGGACCCCACACCAGCGGCCGACTATGACTTGATCGGAGATCAGGAGATAAACGAGCTCAAAGCCGAACTACTGGACTCGGAGCTCTCCATCTCACAGCTGGTCAAAACTGCCTGGGCGTCGGCAGCGACGTACCGCGACAGTGACAAGCGAGGTGGCGCGGACGGCGCTCGCATCCGCCTCGAACCCCAGAAGAACTGGGAGGTCAACGAACCGGCGGCCCTGGAAACAGTCCTTCAGACTCTCGATGGGATCCGGACGGAGTTCAATGATTCACGGTCGGACGACGTTCGGGTGTCGCTGGCCGATCTAATCGTCCTTGGCGGTAACACGGCCATCGAACAGGCGGCTGCGGAGGCAGGCTACGATATCACCGTCCCGTTCGAACCGGGCCGGACCGATGCGTCACCGGAGCAGACCGACGTCGAGTCTTTCGAGGCACTTCGACCGACCGCCGACGGGTTCCGAAACTATCACGGGGACGGTGCCGAACGCAAGCCCGAAGAACTCCTGATAGACCGGGCAGACCTGCTGAACCTGGCTGCCGACGAAATGACGGTCCTTGTGGGTGGCATGCGTGCGCTGGGCGCGAATTACGAAGATTCGGATCTGGGGGTCTTCACTGACGAACCGGGAACGTTGACAAACGACTTCTTCGTGAACCTGCTCAGCATGGACTACGAGTGGGTGCCCGTCTCCGAATCCGAGATCGAGTTCGAACTCCGTGACCGTGAAACGGGCACGGTCGAGTGGCGTGGATCCCGCGTGGATCTGGTCTTCGGTTCGAATGCACGACTCCGGGCAACCGCGGAAGTGTATGGCAGTGACGACGGCGAGGAGAAGTTCGTGGAAGACTTCGTGACTACCTGGCACAAAGTGATGACTCTCGACCGGTTCGACCGGTAG
- a CDS encoding DUF1059 domain-containing protein, producing MAYQFECQAPACVFLIRAADPAEVISQVKRHAATEHGKTPPSDERVRDRMDTVEVE from the coding sequence ATGGCATATCAGTTCGAGTGTCAGGCCCCCGCTTGTGTGTTCCTGATCCGGGCAGCAGACCCAGCGGAGGTCATTTCTCAGGTGAAACGACACGCAGCGACCGAGCACGGGAAAACGCCCCCGAGTGACGAACGAGTGCGGGACCGAATGGACACCGTCGAAGTCGAGTGA
- a CDS encoding MoaD/ThiS family protein, which produces MEQSDWGGDLTKTTTVTVRCTGHVRDAVGAHELTYSFPGDTLGDFLSAFFEEYDVEELVLATTPEEETTDGWADPPEKLPGTWRKNPPGERTRRFARITINGTFNVHLDGFRTKLEAEDRVAMMNPFVFCF; this is translated from the coding sequence ATGGAACAATCTGACTGGGGCGGCGACCTGACGAAGACCACGACCGTGACGGTTCGCTGTACCGGCCACGTTCGCGATGCGGTGGGGGCCCACGAACTCACCTACTCCTTTCCCGGCGACACCCTTGGAGATTTTCTGTCGGCCTTTTTCGAGGAGTATGACGTCGAGGAGTTGGTGCTAGCGACGACGCCCGAAGAAGAGACCACCGATGGATGGGCTGACCCGCCTGAAAAACTCCCTGGTACCTGGCGGAAGAATCCACCAGGCGAACGGACCCGTCGGTTCGCTCGGATCACGATCAACGGGACGTTCAACGTCCATCTGGACGGGTTCCGGACGAAACTGGAAGCCGAGGATCGGGTGGCGATGATGAACCCCTTCGTCTTTTGCTTCTAA
- a CDS encoding SHOCT domain-containing protein, giving the protein MAHSTGAPKTDEERIEDLKDRFVAGELSKEEYEKRLEVLYNS; this is encoded by the coding sequence GTGGCACACTCGACAGGGGCACCCAAGACGGACGAAGAGCGGATCGAGGACCTCAAGGACCGATTCGTGGCTGGCGAACTCTCGAAAGAGGAGTACGAAAAACGCCTTGAAGTGCTTTACAACAGCTAA
- a CDS encoding PAS domain S-box protein, whose translation MDVPSHPIRVLLVADPDFGVPSAENLGTATSPFETEIATTVTEALDALSGDDFDCVVSTYALPESNGLALFRDIRNLDPGLPFVLYTEDGPEAVAEEAATAGVTALVQRRPATDEDGLLTTRIVNAVAERRAENRREQLDRLRTMRREMNQRLIRARSRQEISEEICETMAAESPFDAVWVGETVESGRELRPRTSGNCQSIQISETNPDAEQIASEGGLVQDAIETGTIEVRTDGVDPGGPWETAASKQGFEAMAAVPLATDTSTYGVLVLYSDTQWPFEGAPRELLSELGTDIGHAIHAATIQERLREERDRRTALFENAPTPIAASRPAEDDTHRFTDVNSAFEGVFGYPREDLIGEPVNEVLIPEDEIETHVERKERAESGESITGEVTRLTKAGPREFLFQLIPYGADEAGIEGSYVWYTDISAQKERERALEQARDEYEELINGMNDSVWVISQEGQFITANDTAVETLGYSEAELREMSPQDLDVGMSDQEIAALIEGMPDDEQQVFETIHRTKSGQEIPVEISSSLITYEGEQAILSVARDITERKARENRLERFASVVSHDLQNPLMVAEGRLELLAVDCESDHLEPIEQSLTRMNDLIEDLLELARRGDTVGEKQSVDIETVVKQSWDTIETREASIEVTTHKAIAADRSRLRQLFENLLGNAVEHAGPTVTVTVGDLEDGFYVADDGPGIPPPERESIAEIGYSTAADGTGLGLSIVEQVTNAHDWTLTVTESESGGARFEITGVDVDRS comes from the coding sequence ATGGACGTCCCCTCTCACCCCATTCGAGTCCTTCTCGTTGCCGATCCCGATTTTGGGGTCCCAAGTGCTGAGAATCTAGGTACAGCGACCTCACCGTTCGAGACCGAGATCGCGACAACCGTCACCGAGGCGCTGGATGCCCTCTCTGGGGACGATTTTGACTGTGTGGTCTCCACCTACGCGCTCCCCGAATCGAACGGACTGGCATTATTTCGGGACATTCGGAACCTGGATCCCGGGCTTCCGTTCGTTCTGTACACCGAAGACGGGCCCGAAGCGGTCGCCGAAGAAGCGGCCACAGCAGGTGTGACCGCCCTCGTCCAAAGACGCCCGGCCACGGACGAGGACGGGTTACTGACCACCCGAATCGTAAACGCCGTCGCCGAACGTCGCGCCGAAAATCGCCGGGAGCAACTCGACAGGTTACGAACCATGCGCCGGGAGATGAACCAGCGGTTAATCCGCGCGCGATCCCGCCAGGAAATCAGCGAGGAGATCTGTGAAACCATGGCCGCTGAGAGTCCGTTCGACGCGGTCTGGGTCGGTGAGACAGTCGAGAGTGGCCGGGAACTTCGTCCCCGAACGAGCGGCAACTGCCAATCGATCCAGATATCCGAGACGAACCCGGACGCCGAGCAGATTGCGAGCGAAGGGGGCCTCGTCCAGGATGCTATCGAGACAGGGACGATCGAAGTTCGAACCGATGGAGTCGATCCGGGCGGGCCATGGGAGACCGCCGCCTCAAAACAGGGATTCGAGGCAATGGCGGCAGTGCCGCTGGCCACCGACACGAGTACGTATGGAGTGCTCGTGCTCTATTCGGATACCCAGTGGCCGTTCGAAGGAGCGCCCCGAGAATTGCTTTCCGAGCTCGGAACAGACATCGGGCACGCGATTCACGCTGCAACCATCCAGGAGAGACTGCGAGAGGAGCGTGACCGGCGGACGGCCCTTTTCGAGAACGCCCCGACACCGATTGCGGCCTCACGGCCAGCCGAGGACGACACACATCGCTTTACGGACGTGAATTCGGCGTTCGAGGGCGTTTTCGGGTATCCACGGGAAGATCTGATCGGTGAACCCGTCAACGAGGTTCTCATCCCCGAAGACGAGATCGAGACCCACGTCGAGCGGAAAGAACGAGCCGAATCCGGAGAATCGATCACGGGGGAAGTGACTCGACTGACGAAAGCTGGGCCACGGGAGTTTCTCTTTCAACTAATTCCGTACGGGGCGGACGAAGCAGGGATCGAGGGTTCCTACGTGTGGTACACGGACATTTCGGCCCAGAAAGAGCGAGAACGAGCACTGGAGCAAGCTCGCGACGAGTACGAGGAACTGATCAACGGGATGAACGACAGCGTGTGGGTGATCAGCCAGGAGGGTCAGTTCATCACCGCGAACGACACCGCAGTGGAGACACTCGGCTATTCCGAAGCCGAGCTTCGAGAAATGTCTCCACAAGACCTCGACGTGGGAATGTCCGACCAGGAGATCGCCGCGTTGATCGAGGGCATGCCCGATGACGAACAACAGGTCTTCGAAACGATCCACCGGACGAAATCTGGCCAGGAGATCCCCGTCGAAATCAGTTCCAGCCTAATCACCTACGAGGGCGAACAGGCGATTCTGAGCGTCGCGAGGGACATAACCGAGCGAAAGGCCCGCGAGAATCGACTCGAACGCTTCGCGTCGGTCGTGAGCCACGATCTACAGAACCCACTTATGGTTGCGGAGGGCCGTCTGGAACTGCTCGCAGTCGACTGTGAGAGCGATCACCTCGAACCGATCGAGCAATCACTCACCCGGATGAACGACCTGATAGAGGACCTGTTGGAACTCGCTCGCCGGGGAGACACCGTCGGGGAGAAACAGTCCGTCGATATCGAGACGGTAGTCAAACAGAGCTGGGACACCATCGAAACCAGGGAGGCATCGATCGAGGTTACGACACACAAAGCGATCGCCGCCGATCGCAGCCGGCTTCGACAGTTGTTCGAGAACCTATTGGGAAATGCCGTCGAGCATGCCGGGCCCACGGTCACGGTAACGGTCGGCGATCTCGAAGACGGATTTTACGTCGCCGATGATGGCCCAGGGATTCCACCGCCCGAGCGGGAATCGATTGCCGAAATCGGATATTCGACTGCGGCTGACGGGACCGGCCTCGGATTGAGTATCGTCGAGCAAGTCACGAACGCACATGACTGGACGCTAACCGTCACCGAGAGCGAATCCGGCGGCGCTCGATTCGAGATCACGGGAGTCGATGTGGATCGCTCCTGA
- a CDS encoding MarR family transcriptional regulator yields MAPEPCLNDLPPSAKLVYTVLEYDAPLTQKALVEETNLSARTVRYALDRLDECNYITEDVYLRDARQSLYRLNTTAEEQTGESTPEPA; encoded by the coding sequence ATGGCACCCGAACCCTGTCTGAACGACCTCCCGCCGAGCGCAAAGCTGGTCTACACGGTCCTGGAGTACGACGCCCCGCTCACGCAGAAAGCCCTGGTCGAGGAGACGAACCTCTCCGCCCGGACGGTCCGCTATGCCCTTGACAGACTCGACGAGTGTAACTACATCACCGAGGACGTGTACCTGCGAGATGCAAGGCAGAGCCTGTACCGACTAAACACGACGGCCGAGGAACAGACGGGCGAATCGACGCCCGAACCGGCCTGA
- a CDS encoding Na/Pi cotransporter family protein: protein MPHDDSRLLTWIRESGPVLFGALAALGLFLFAVQLLGASTEAAAGPLERLFRRIVSGDGSALGVSWLATYVVTNGSIVAAISVSLFDVSIISSTELFLMVIGSRLGSAAMVLFVGALDYFQKHRYSLGHATELGLLTFTVTHSIYLPATVLGYLVLPSLEHSVGGLIVGSVPGFQLLVVFQPITRAVVSSLGVWPGLAIAVGVLFASLTLFDRTLGRVNTTWLREGLFGRFRNRWVAFGIGLLVTAVTTSVVFSLGVIVPLYNRGYVKRREIVPYILGANIGTFADTLAVAILLESSVALLVIMTVLGTGSLVITGFLVWYPAYYRAVASIHNRLETDRRVLGAFLLALLLVPVLLVALPV from the coding sequence GTGCCACATGATGACTCGCGGTTGCTGACGTGGATAAGAGAGTCCGGCCCCGTCCTGTTTGGAGCGCTCGCCGCGCTTGGACTCTTCCTTTTTGCCGTACAGTTGCTTGGGGCCTCGACCGAAGCCGCGGCGGGCCCCCTGGAACGACTCTTCAGACGAATCGTCAGCGGTGACGGTTCGGCACTCGGCGTGAGCTGGCTTGCAACGTACGTGGTGACAAACGGGTCGATCGTCGCTGCAATCTCGGTGTCACTCTTCGACGTATCAATTATTAGCAGTACGGAACTGTTTTTGATGGTGATTGGGTCGCGATTGGGGAGTGCGGCGATGGTCCTGTTTGTCGGGGCGCTGGATTATTTCCAGAAACATCGGTATTCGCTGGGTCATGCCACGGAACTGGGGCTTTTGACCTTCACCGTCACGCACTCAATATACCTCCCAGCGACGGTGCTGGGCTACCTCGTATTGCCATCGCTGGAACACTCGGTCGGCGGTCTCATCGTCGGGAGCGTTCCCGGATTTCAGTTGTTGGTCGTCTTTCAGCCCATTACTCGCGCCGTCGTTTCGTCGCTCGGCGTCTGGCCGGGGCTCGCTATCGCTGTCGGGGTCCTCTTCGCGAGTCTCACGTTGTTCGATCGGACACTCGGTCGGGTCAATACCACGTGGCTCCGCGAGGGGCTTTTCGGTCGGTTTCGGAACCGCTGGGTGGCCTTCGGTATCGGCCTGTTGGTTACTGCTGTTACTACCAGCGTGGTGTTCTCCCTGGGTGTGATCGTTCCACTGTACAATCGAGGCTACGTGAAACGCCGGGAGATAGTACCGTACATCCTCGGTGCGAATATTGGGACGTTTGCCGACACCCTCGCGGTAGCTATTTTACTGGAATCATCGGTGGCGCTACTGGTCATCATGACCGTTTTGGGTACGGGAAGCCTCGTAATTACTGGGTTCCTGGTGTGGTACCCAGCGTACTACCGGGCCGTCGCGAGTATCCACAACCGTCTTGAAACTGATCGACGGGTGCTCGGAGCGTTTTTACTTGCTCTCCTGCTCGTGCCCGTCTTGTTGGTGGCTCTGCCCGTGTAG
- a CDS encoding mechanosensitive ion channel family protein: MIPIQLRFAVEPYVPLLLTALTRVFLFLVVFGLLYWLGKPIVTRAVRSALEQRGFEETLISLAVSVASGVTVVFAIAIAATVAGFGVVLAAFATLAGALALAVGFAARDLIANFVAGIFILQDKPFVVGDWIEWNGNSAVVRDIELRVTKLDTFDNELVTVPNSELASNAVFNNVANDRRRIAVGFGIGYGDDIQEARAAILEEAAQIDGVLEEPEPSAPVVELGDSAVVLSGRIWIDPQEDGYGGVRAQFVEAVKERFDEAGIDMPYPTNELTGEIDVNDLGAPAPSD, encoded by the coding sequence ATGATACCAATTCAACTCCGGTTCGCCGTCGAACCGTACGTACCGCTCCTATTGACCGCTCTCACGAGGGTTTTTCTGTTCCTGGTCGTCTTCGGGCTGCTGTATTGGCTGGGTAAACCCATCGTCACGCGGGCGGTCCGATCGGCACTCGAGCAACGCGGGTTCGAAGAGACCCTCATCTCCCTCGCGGTTAGCGTGGCCAGCGGGGTCACAGTGGTATTCGCGATCGCGATCGCCGCGACCGTGGCCGGTTTCGGTGTCGTGCTCGCCGCGTTCGCGACTCTGGCTGGCGCCCTCGCCCTGGCTGTTGGGTTTGCGGCCCGGGATCTCATCGCCAACTTCGTCGCGGGGATTTTTATCCTTCAGGACAAGCCGTTCGTCGTCGGCGACTGGATCGAATGGAACGGCAACAGCGCCGTCGTTCGGGACATCGAGCTCCGGGTGACGAAACTGGATACCTTCGATAACGAGCTGGTCACGGTCCCGAACAGCGAACTCGCAAGCAACGCCGTCTTCAACAACGTGGCGAACGACCGGCGCCGAATCGCAGTCGGCTTCGGGATCGGCTATGGCGACGATATTCAGGAAGCCCGTGCAGCCATTCTCGAGGAGGCTGCGCAGATCGACGGCGTGCTCGAAGAACCGGAGCCGAGCGCTCCGGTCGTGGAACTTGGAGACTCCGCGGTCGTCCTTTCGGGGCGGATCTGGATCGATCCCCAGGAAGACGGGTACGGTGGAGTCCGAGCCCAGTTCGTCGAGGCCGTCAAGGAGCGCTTCGACGAGGCGGGGATCGACATGCCCTACCCGACGAACGAACTCACCGGCGAAATCGATGTTAATGACCTCGGGGCTCCGGCCCCGAGTGACTGA